The DNA region ATAATCTAAATAAGATCAGGAATTGGAATCTCCCTACAAATTTGCTGAACCATAAGAGTTGGCAACTACAGAGGAATCCTTGGTAGTTCAATTTCTTCAATATTGAAAGCCTTCATTTTCCAGCGTCGGCATGACTGGAAGTTTCGATTTTTGTAGTTTTGCCGGAATTATAAAAACAAAATATTGTAAGAAATGATATCGACGGAGGTGAAAAAACAAAAGATTGCCCTGGTGGCACACGATCACATGAAACCCGACATAATGGCCTGGGTGAAATGGAATAACAAGAAACTTTCGGGACACCAACTGATATGTACCGGAACGACCGGGCGACTGCTAAAAGATGTGCTCGACCGCGAGCTGACGGCGGAGGAGGCAGAGAGCACGCAGATGATCCGACTCAAGTCGGGGCCTCTGGGTGGCGACCAGCAGCTTGGCGCTATGATCGCCGAGGGTAACATCGATATCCTGATATTTTTCTGGGATCCCATGGAACAGCAGCCCCACGACGTGGATGTGAAGGCGTTGCTGCGGCTGGCTGTGCTGCACAATATCCCCACCGCATCCAACCGTGCCAGCGCCGATTATCTTATTTCCTCGCCACTCTTTGGCAGCGACTACGAGCCCCTTCGCCGCGACTACCGCGAATACCTGCAGCGCTCGATTAGGTAGAGCTTCATTTGTATGTGCAAAATTTCGGATTTTAATAATTGGAGCTTTTGTTGAAATTCCAAAAAACAACCAAGTAATATAGTGGAGGGAAATCAAATAGCCCAGGCGCTGAGCGAATTTGAAATTTGATTTTTGAAATTTATTTGTGATTTGGCTTCTCGTTAAATCTAATCTGAGGTGGCTGAGCGTCGGTTGGTGAGCGTAGCCGAACCAAGTCGAAGCCCCGTTCGGTTTCGATCAGCTTAGGCTGTGCCTAAGTCGTTTCTGTTTTTGCAGGCTTTGCCTGTTAAAAAAAATTGATCAGAAACAGCAGGCAAAGCCAGTAAGAATAAATGTGGACGAGGATCAGCCTCCTCGAAACGCCGGTAAGAATTTTTTTACTTTTTCAAAAACTTAGTCTGATACCGCAGATTGCCATCATTAATGTCCAACAGGTACATCCCGTTTTTTAGTTTGGAAATAATCCGCACAGTTATCTTTAAAAGGTGCCTCCACGCTTTCCCCGTTCATATTGTAAATAAGAATCTCAGTGGGCGTCGATGGTGTTGATATATAAATCTGTTGTGAAGCCGGATTGGGAAACACCGAAATGGTGGGTGTGCCAGGAAGTGAAGGTGCATGAACCGTTGCATTAAAAACCTCATGGATGGTGTCGAGCAATTGCGTTCCCTGGATAATTCCTGATCCTGCAAAAGTTTCAACGTAGTCGCCGGTAATTTCCCAGATGATAATCCCGCCGGCATTGTGATCCTTTACATATTGCGCTTTGTAGCCCACCGAAAGGGTGTTGTCGAAGGTTACGAAAGTGTTGATGTAATTTCCCAACAAATACGGACATTTCACTTGGTCGTCCCAATAGTAGCTGAACATATCCAAACGTTTATGAATATTATAATAAAGTGGCTGACCTTCGTCTTCCCAAAAGGTCGAGCCGTCGTATCCTGTATGGCTGCCATAAAGTTGCGTGCAGTTGGCCAGTGCCTTTCCGTAAAAAGCAATGCCCAGGTTAATTTTTTCGGCAGGAACATTATAGGTTTCGGTAAGAAGCGTAAAAGCTCCGTCAAAACACCAAAGCGGATTGCCAATTGGAGGGTTGTAAAGGGGCGTATGGTGGTTGCTCTCTGCATCCCACGAACCGTGAAAATCGTAGGTCATTAGGTTGATCATGTCGAGCAGTGGCAGCACATTTTCCCACTCGATATTGTCCATTTTATCTGCGGTAGCACCAAAGCATGAAGTCAATAGATAATCCTGTCCGGTTTGATTTCCCAATGCGTCGAGGGCCGTCCGCAGTTCCTGTAGCAAAAGTGTAAAATTTACCTTATCAGCAGGTGTTCCGCCCTGAGGCGCGTAGCCCGGATATTCCCAGTCGAGGTCGATGCCGTCGAAATGATAGGTTTGGATGAGGCTGATGCAGTGCATCACAAAGGTTTGTCGTTTTGTGGGGTTGGCAGAAATTGCCGGAAATTTATCGGAGCAAGTCCAGCCCCCGATGGATGGCACCACTTTTACTCCGGCCTGGTGCGCCAGATAAGGCAGGCTGCGGGTAGAATCGTGGGTTTGCACCGGCCACCAGATCGTAGGCCCCAGCAACAGGTTCTCGTCGGCCCAGCTATCCGTCGATTCGATGCTTCCATCGTCCAATGGTCTGAAGAATGCATAATTGATCACGGTGTATTTTTCGTAATACAACGCTTCCGGATTGATGAGCTGGTTGCGGTCGTACCACTGCCAGTTGGGATAATAACCAACAAGGTTTTTGTTGTGCTGAGCAATAGCGGGAGTTGCTAAAAGTAGCGTTGCGATAAAGAGCGGTAGCCAAGTTAAAGAACGCTTCATAGCATGTCGATTTATTTTTGTTTTAATGATCGGGCAAACATAGTAATAAATGGGTTCGTGGCGGGAGGGAAAGATAATCATCCCGGTAGCAATGGAGTAAATATTTGCTATTGGCTTTTTAGCAACTTTCCGATACAACGTTCCAGACTTGTCCGCCAGTGGGGGATTGTAATTCCGAAGGTTTGTTTTATTTTTTCTTTGGCCATCACGCTGTACATCGGGCGGGGCGCCGGCAGCGGATATTCGGAGGTGCGAATGGGTTTGACGTTGCACGTAATGCCCACCAGTTCATGGATTGCCACCGTAAAGTCGTACCAACTGGCAACGCCTTCGTTGGAATACTGAAATATTTCGGGCTGTGTGAGCTTATCAAATTCAGGCAGTAGACAGAGAAGGGCATCTGCCAAATCGCCGGCATAAGTTGGCGTTCCAATCTGATCGTACACCACGCCAATCTCTTCGCGTTCTTTCCCCAGCCTTATCATCGATTTCATAAAGTTGCTGCCGTATTCGGAATAGAGCCACGAGGTGCGCACCACTACGCTTTTTTTATTTAGCGAAAGCGCCTGTTGCTCGCCGGCATATTTGGAACGTGCATAAGCCGAAACGGGATTTGGTATTTGCTCTTCGCTGATAGGGTGGTAGCTGGTGCCGTCGAAAACATAGTCGGTGGAGACGTGTACCAAAAGTGCTTTGGCTCCGGTCGCGGCGCGCGCCAGATTCCCCACGGCTTCGGCATTGAGCAGATTGGCCACCTGCGGTTCACTCTCGGCACGATCCACCGCGTTGTAGGCGGCAGCATTGATGATGCAATGAATGTCCAGCTTCTTTACCATTTGCGCTACGGCTTGCTCATCGGTGATGTCGAGTTCGTCGATATCTGTAAAATGAAAATGATATTGCGGAAAGCTGCCGGCAATTTCCCTGAGTGAGTTTCCCAACTGTCCGTTGCTGCCGGTAACCAATATGTTATGCATAATTTTTATAGGTTTTTTGTATCAATACTTTTAAAATATTCGATGGTTTTTGTAAGTCCCTCACGCAATTGAGTCACAGGTTTCCATCCAAGCTCTTTGAAGGCCAGCGTAATATCGGGTTGGCGTTGCAGCGGGTCGTCGCTGGGAAGGGGCTCGTAAACGATTTTTGATGAGGAACCCGTTAGCTCGATAACCAGCAAAGCCAGTTGCAGGATGGTAAACTCGTTTGGGTTGCCGGTGTTGACGGGGCCGGTAAGATGTTTCGGTGAGTTCATCATGCGAACCATGGCTTCTATCAGATCGTCCACATAGCAGAAGCTGCGCGTTTGCGAGCCGTCGCCATAGATGGTGATGTCTTTGCCGTTGAGCGCCTGCACGATAAAGTTGGAAACTACGCGGCCATCGTTGGGGTGCATCCGCGGGCCATAAGTATTAAAGATGCGCTGTATTTTGATATCGACACCATTTTGGCGATGGTAGTTTACCATGAGCGCTTCGGCGCAGCGCTTGCCTTCGTCGTAGCAGGCACGAATGCCGATGGGATTCACATGTCCCCAGTAGCTTTCCGTTTGCGGATGTTCTTCCGGGTCGCCGTAAACCTCGCTTGTTGAAGCCTGCAATATGGTGGCGCGTGTGCGTTTGGCCAGCCCCAGCATATTGATGGCGCCCATTACGCTGGTTTTTATGGTTTTGATGGGATTGTACTGATAATGGATGGGCGAGGCGGGACACGCCAGGTTGTAGATCTGTTCCACTTCGATAAAAAATGGCATCGTCACATCATGGCGCACCAGCTCAAAATAAGGATTCTTCAGCAAGTGAACCACATTTTGCTTTTGGCCTGTAAAATAGTTGTCCAGACAAATTACTTCGTTGCCATCGGCCAGCAGTCGCTCGCAAAGGTGCGACCCCAAAAATCCGGCGCCACCCGTTACCAGTATTTTCTTTTTCATTGAAATGTGTTTTTATTAACTTTTAAATGTTGATGGAAAAGCGCCAAAATTATGGCTAAAGAAAAGCATCGATTAATCATAGCGACATGTTTCCGTTATTTCTCAACGGGATTTCCCATCCCGATGCTGAAGTATTCAAATCCCTGTTTATGTATTTCTTCGGGTTCGTAAACGTTTCGTCCATCGAAGATCAGGGGCTTGGTCATGAGTTTTTTCATCACCGTGAAATTCGGAAATCTAAACTCACGCCATTCGGTTACCAGCAGCAATGCTTCGGCATCTATCAGCGCTTCGTACTGATCTTTTGCATAGGTAATGTCTTCACCGATGCGGCGTTTTGCCTCTTCCACTGCTACCGGGTCGTAGGCAATCACCTCGGCGCCGGCTTCCAGTAATTTTTCGATAATTACCAGCGAAGGAGCTTCGCGCATATCGTCGGTTTGTGGCTTAAATGACAATCCCCAAATGGCAATCTTTTTACCTTTGAGCTTTCCGTCGAAATAGCGGTATAGCTTTTCGAAAAGCACTGATTTTTGCGAGGTGTTCACCTCTTCCACAGCTTTCAGCACACGCAGATCATATCCGTTTTGTTCGGCAGTTTTTATCAGAGCTTGTACATCTTTTGGGAAGCACGATCCACCGTATCCTATTCCGGGATAGATAAACTTTTTGCCGATGCGCGAATCGCTGCCGATGCCTTTGCGCACCATGTTGACGTTGGCACCTATGATCTCGCACAAGTTGGCGATGTCGTTCATAAAGCTGATTTTGGTAGCCAGCATGGCATTGGCGGCATACTTTGTCATCTCAGCCGAAGGCACGTCCATGATGATGATAGGATGGCCGTTGAGGGTAAAGGGTTTGTATAAACGGCTCAATATTCCTTCGGCTTTTTCTGAATCCACACCAACAACTATGCGGTCGGGTTTGAGGAAGTCCTCGATGGCAGCGCCTTCTTTGAGAAACTCGGGGTTGGAAGCTACGTCGAAAGGAATGGTAACGCCGCGTTTGTCGAGCTCCTCGTTGATGGCCTGTTTCACCTTGGCAGCGGTGCCCACCGGCACGGTGCTCTTGGTAACGATGAGGATGTAGTCGGTCATATTTTTGCCCACCTCTCGTGCTACATCAAGCACGTATTTAATGTCGGCGCTGCCGTCTTCCTCGGGAGGGGTGCCTACTGCCGAAAAGATAACATCCACTCCGTCGATTGTGCTGGCCAGATTGGTCGAAAAATGCAGGCGTCCTTTTTCCACGTTGCGATCTACCATGTCTTCAAGACCAGGCTCATAGATAGGGACGATACCTTTTTTCAGCCCTTCAATTTTTTGTTCGTCAATATCAACACAAGTCACATCAATTCCTACCTCGGAAAAGCAAGCGCCTGTTACCAATCCAACGTAACCAGTACCAACAATAGAGATTTTCATGTTTTGTTTTATTTTAAGATTTCTATGTTAATGCTTTTTTCAAAGTTGGTAAAAGTACTAAGAATGATTAAAATACACTGTTTTGTAGAGAAAATGGTCGACGGAAGGTAAAAAGAAGTCGCAGGTTGTAACTTGAAATTACGAATTACGATTACCCTGCGGTGGGTGGTTGCTGTGGTTTCGGTGGCTCTGGTGGCTGAGCGGAGCCGAAGCCAGATTGTCGAAACCAGCTTGTCAAAACTAACAGGCTGAAGGGGGCGATCGAATTTGTAGAAACGCCAGATCGGGCGTCTGTATTAAATGACAATGTAGAAATTGAATTTGGAATGATGGTCGGAGTTATAGAAAGATTGCCAGTGAAAAAAACAGGAGGGCGATCATTAAAATGATTCCTGCAGAGATGATGAAGCCGCGCAACAGGCGTTTGCGGATAGATTTTTCGTAGTGATCCATTTCGTTCCCCTTTCGATAAAAAGATAGAACAACAAGACGGCAGAGTAGTTTATCGACTGTTGGAAAGTTCACATCTTTTAAGAGTAGTCAAATATTTATTAATGTAATCATCCAGCGATTTGCGGCGATATTGCATCACAAAGCGCGGGTGTTCCAGCGGCACTATTTCTTCGAAGAGTTGCAGCTCGTCGTTGAGTCGGTTCAGGAACTTGTAGTTTTCGCCGCCTCCAATGCAAATGGCGCTGCGACGTCCCGCACCAAAAGCCAATTGTTCCTGCAGCGTAGTTTGGATAAATGGCAGCACCAGCTGCTTAAATGCTGGTTCGTCGTAATAGTTGACGTTTTTGCCGGCACGTGTAAACCCCAGCGGCGAAACGGCCGTGAAATAAAACTTGCTGTAAAAGGCTTTGGCGCCCCCCATGGCGTCGATCACCTGATAGATAAACTGCGAGCTAAGCTCGTGCTTTTTGTCGAAGTCGTTAACAATCCCGCATTTTGTTTCGAGATGAATGGGATCGGTAAATGATATTCCCGTTATGCCGGCTCCAAAGCGCCCAGGGTTGATTCCCAGCAGAAAAGTGCGAGGGTTGTTGTCGTCGAAAAATTGTTTGTAAAACTGCGTCACCATCCGCATCACCGCCTTGTCGCGGAAAGGATTCATCACAGCCACGTCGCTGCCGGGCAGTTCCAGTTGTAGTTGCTGATGAAATCGGATGGCCTTGTCGGCAAATGTTTCCATAGGTCAGATGTTTTTGTTGATTAATAAACCCCGTTTTCTGGATGTTTGTTGTTCCCTTCGACTACGCTGATTTCGACAAGCTCAACCACCACAGGGCGAGTGTTGTTCGTAGGTAATAAAGTTTCACAGTGTTACTCAGTGTAGAAAACGTGTTACACTTTGTAACTATAGAGAGTTTTTCGCCTTCGTTATTGCCGACTGTGGGCTGATGACTGAAGCCTGCAATTTAGAATCAATAAAAATTACATCGTTTCATCCCGCTTGTAAAAATGTTATAATTTTGTAGCTCAACTTTTTAATGATGAAAAAGCAAAATTTCCACTTGTGTCTTTATCACAAATTCGGCAAAGGCCTCTATGAATGCTGGATGTTTTGATCCTTGCAGCCTTAACACGTCTATTTTCTTGTTACAAAATATTCACCAAAAACTTTTTTAAAACAAAGCAGGCTGACTTTATCGTTAGCCTGATGTTGCATGATGGAAGGTTTAATTTACGACATAAAGCGTTTTGCATTGCACGACGGGCCGGGCATCCGCACCACGGTGTTTCTCAAAGGTTGCCCGTTGCGCTGCTGGTGGTGCCACAATCCCGAGAGCCAATTGGCAGCTCCGGAGACAGACACGATCGTCACGAAGCTGGATGAGATCAGTCACAGCCGCAGGCATACCATGGGCTACCGCGCCACCACCGAAGCGGTGATGGCGATTATCGACAAGGAAGCTATTTTTTATGATGAGTCGGGTGGGGGAATTACTTTTAGTGGCGGTGAGCCTTTGATGCAGCCGGAATTTCTTAAACAGATGCTCCGACGTTGCAAAGATCGAGGCTACCATACAGCAGTAGATACCAGCGGGCATGCTCCATGGGAAACCCTGAAAGAAATATTGCCTTTCACCGATCTATTTCTTTACGATCTGAAGCATCACGATGACGAACTGCACCAGAAATACACCGGCGGATCGTTACAGCTTATCCTTGAAAATCTGGGCCGGCTCGCCCAAAAGCATCAAAACATCATCATCCGCATTCCGGTGGTGCCGGGCATTAACGACAGCAAAGCCGACAACGAAGCTTTCGCTAAAATCATTACGGAATTGGGCAGCATCCGCCAGGTGCATCTTTTGCCTTTTCACAATATGGCGCAGCACAAATACGCGCGTTGGGGAAAGGAGAACCGACTTAACGGCCTCGAAAATTTAGAAAGAAATGATCTTTTGCCGGCAAAAGAATTTTTCGAAGCAAGAGGTTTTCAAGTAACCATCGGCGGGTAGCGTCGCCGGTGCATGTTTATTTTTTTATTAATAAAAAACGACAAAAACGATGATAACCGAAAGAATAGCAAAACTAAGAGAAAAGAGCCTGCGGGCTGTAAACCGGCTCACCGCCGAGCGGGCATTGCTGGTGACAGATTTTTACCAGTCGGGAGCGGCACACGGTGTTTCAGTGCCGGTGGCGCGCGCCCTTTGTTTCAGGCACATCATGGAAAATAAATCCCTTTATGTGGATGCTGATGAGTTTATCACAGGCGAGCGTGCCCCGGCGCCAAAAGCTACGCCCACCTATCCGGAGGTGAACCTGCACACGCTGCAGGATCTGGAAATCCTGCACACGCGTCCGAAGGTTTCTTTTACAAGCGACGAAGAAACGCGAAGCGCTTATCGCGATATTGTCATCCCTTACTGGAAAGGCAAAAGCAACCGCGAGAAGATTATGGCCAACATGGATCAGGCGTGGCTGGATGCTTATGGAGCGGGGATGTTTACAGAGTTTCAGGAGCAACGTGCGCCCGGACATACCGTGGCCGGCGACAAGATTTATCACAAGGGCATGCTCGACATCATCGCCGACATTGATGATGCCATTTCAAAGCTTGATTTTTACAACGATCCGCAGGCACTCGACAGGCGCGAGGAGCTGAAGGGAATGCGCATTGCCGCTGAGACCATCATCATGTATGCGGGGCGTTGTGCCGACAGGCTGGAGCAACTGGCTGAGGAGCAGCCGCAGCAAAAGCAGGAGCTGCTCGATTTGGCTGAGATTTGCCGCAAAGTTCCGGCGCACAAGCCGCAGACGTTTCACCAGGCGTTGCAATATTATTGGTTTGTCCACCTGGGTGTGATTACTGAACTCAATCCCTGGGACAGCTTCAACCCCGGGCGCCTCGACCAGCACCTGTTGCCTTTTTATAAAAAAGAAACTGATGCCGGCACGCTTACGCGCGAAAGAGCCGAAGAGCTGCTTCAGTCGTTTTGGATAAAGTTTAACAACCACCCGGCGCCGCCCAAAGTGGGCGTAACGGCACAGGAAAGCAACACCTACACCGACTTTACGCTCATCAATACCGGCGGCCTCACCAGCGGTGGTGCCGATGCTGTGAACGAGCTAAGCTTTCTCATCCTCGACGTGATAGAAGAGATGCGGCTGTTGCAACCCGGCTCGATGGTTCAGCTGAGCAAAAAGAATCCCGATCGCTTTATTCATCGCGCATTAAAAATCAGCAAAACAGGATTTGGGCAACCCTCCATCTTCAACACCGACGCCATAGTACAGGAGCTGGTGCGTCAGGGCAAGAGCATCGAAGACGCGCGCAACGGAGGCGCCAGCGGATGTGTGGAAGCAGGAGCTTTTGGTACGGAGGCATACATTCTTTCGGGATATTTCAACCTCACCAAAATGTTGGAGCTTACGCTAAATAATGGCAAAGATCCGCGCACCGGCAAACAACTGGGGCCGCAAACCGGTGAAGCAACCGATTTTAAAACTTTCGATGACCTGATGGCCGCTTTTGAACAACAGGAAAATTATTTTGCCCATCTCAAAATTAAAGGCAACAACATCATCGAAAGCCTTTTTGCACGCAACCTGCCTGTTCCTTTTCTCTCGCTGATTATCGAAGACTGTGTGGCCAATGGCACAGATTATAATGCCGGCGGCGCTCGTTACAACAGCACTTACATTCAGGGCGTGGGATTGGGCAGTCTCACCGACAGCTTTGCCGCGATAAAATATCACGTTTTCGACAACAAGACCATTTCGATGAACGGCATGGTGGATGCTTTGCGCAAAAACTTCACAGATTACGAAGAGCTACGTTACCAGCTGGTTTATGAAACACCTAAATATGGCAACGATGACGATTATGCTGACGATCTTACTAAAGAAATTTTTGAGATTTTCTTCCGGTCTGTCGATGGCCAGCCCAACATCCGGGGCGGAGTGCATCGTATCAACCTGCTGCCCACCACCTGCCACATCTATTTTGGCAGCGTCATCGGCGCTATGCCCGACGGGCGCAAAGCCGGAGTGCCGCTGAGCGAAGGAATTTCGCCCGTGCAGGGTGCCGACAAAAATGGCCCCACCGCAGTGCTGAAGTCTGCCGCCAAAATTGACCATCTTCGTACCGGCGGAACCTTGCTCAACCAGAAGTTTACACCTTCCTTTTTTGACGACCCCGAGAGCATCCCGAGGCTTGGCCAACTCGTGCGCAGCTATTTCCGCCTCGACGGACATCACATCCAGTTTAATGTGGTTTCAGTCGAAACCCTGCGTCACGCTCAGAAACATCCTGAACAACACCGCGACCTTATCGTGCGGGTGGCTGGCTACAGCGACTACTTCAACGATTTGGGCGAAGATTTACAAAACGAAATTATCCAACGCACAGAGCAGGTTGGGTGTTAGCGTATAGAGCTTGGCGCATGGCACAAAGAGCATGGAGGTTAGAAATTAGAAGTTAAGGAAGTGGCGACCATTCTGACCAAAAGGTTAATTTTGTAAAAAAAAATTGATAATCGAATAACGAATCATTTATAAAAAATTTCTAAAATGAAAAAAACTATTTTCTCTTTCGTGATGCTGTTTATCCTCACATCGCTGACTTTCGTTGATGCGCAGGATTACGACAATCTCACCGACAAACAGCTTGCTGAGCATCCTTACTGGATCGATATGATGCAGGATGAGGCAGTAAATTTTTATACAGTACAGCATGCTTTTGAGGTTTACTGGAAAGATCGTGAAGTAACCAAAAGCTGTGGCTGGAAACCTTTTAAGCGGTGGGAGTATATGATGATCAGTCGCATAGATGCCGACGGCAACCGTCCGCCTGCTGACCTTGTTTGGAATGAATATCACAGCTATCTCGACAAGTTTCCGGATCAAAAATCTGCTGACGGCAATTGGGAGAATCTGGGGCCACATTTAATACCGGGCAAAGGATACGAAGGACTTGGGCGAATCAATGCGTTTGCTTTTCATCCTACCGAAGCCAAGATAATCTATCTCGGAGCACCTTCGGGTGGCTTTTGGCTTAGCGACGACTACGGTGCCTCCTGGCGTACCACCACCGACGAGCTTCCTTCGTTGGGTGTTTCATCTATTGCCGTCGATTATGACGATCCATTAATTATCTACATCGGTAGCGGCGACCGCGACGCAAGCGACGCTGCCGGCATCGGCGTGCTCAAATCTTTCGACGGTGGCGAAAACTGGACGCTCTACAACAATGGTATGGGTAATGCTACTGTAGGACGGATGGTGATACATCCCGAAGATCCGCTGATAGTTTGGGCTGCAACCAGTAATGGTATTTTTAAAACTACAAATGGCGGCGAAAGCTGGCAGAATAAAAAAGGTGGAAACTTTAAAGAGCTTGTAATGAAACCCGACGATCCCGCGATTCTCTATGCCAGTGGCGGCGGTGCTTTCTACCGGTCAGCCAATGGCGGCGAAAGCTGGGAGCAGATCAATTCGGGCCTCCCTGGTGGCAGCCGCGCTGTAATAGCTGTGTCACCGGCCAGTCCGCAGCTCGTCTATTTCCTGCTGACCACCAGCGATTCGTTTAAGGGTTTATACAGATCGACAGACGCAGGATTGAATTTTACCGTAAGGTCAACCTCACCCAACATCATGGGCTGGGACTGCAACGGTGGCAGTGGCGGACAAGCCTGGTACGACCTGGAGGTGGCTGCCGATCCTGTAAATCCGGAGGTTCTTTTTGCCGGCGGTGTCAACTGTTTCAAATCGCCCGATGGTGGCACAAACTGGGAAATCAGCTCACACTGGACGGGCAGCTGCGGCGTACCTGCCGTGCATGCCGACCTGCACGTACTCGAATACAATCCCCTCGACGGACGGCTTTATGCCGGCAACGATGGCGGCATCTACTGGACAGACGACCAGGGTACTTCCTGGCACGAGATAAGCGATGGATTGGCCATTAGCCAGGTATATAAAATAGGCCAGAGCGCTACCGTTCGCGACAAAGTTATCAATGGATATCAGGACAATGGAACCTCCACCTACATTGGCACCGACAACTGGAGAACCAATCTGGGCGGCGACGGTATGGAGTGCGTGGTCGACCATCAAAACGCATTGTATAGCTATGGTTCGATATATTACGGCGATATTTACCGTATCGTCAACAACAATGAGCAGGCGAAAATTGCCGGCAACGGTGTGGGGGGAATTAACGAAAGCGGCTCCTGGGTGACACCATTCCTGCTGCACGAAGAAATTTCCACCACCATGTTTGCCGGTTTTAAAAATGTATGGAGAGCCCTTAATGTTAAAACCGGAAGCCCAAGCTGGACGAAAATATCCAACAACCTGGGCGGCACCAACAATGTGCTGATGCGTGTGATGGAACATTCGCCTGCCGATGTAAATATTTTATACGCTTCGCGCGAAGACAGGACGCTCTTCAGAACCGACAATGCAAACGATCCTTCTCCGCAATGGGTCAACCTCACCAGCTCACTGCCAGCCAACGTCAACATCAATGACCTGGAAGCCGATCCTTTCGAGCCGTCAACGGTTTACATGTGCCAGGGCACAGGAGTTTATAAGTCGATCGACAAAGGGGTAACGTGGCAGGACATCACCGGTAGCTTGCCCGGAGTAAGCAAAAATGACCTGGCCCGCTACCGCAACAGCCAGGAAGGAATTTATCTGGGTACCGATGGTGGTATTTTTTATCGCGATGCTTTTATGGACGACTGGATGCTTTTCAACAGAGGCTTTCCGGCCAGCGCACGCGTGACTGAGCTGGAGATTTATTACGACGCGGACGATCCGGCAGAAGATGTTATCCGCGCCGGTACCTATGGCCGTGGGCTGTGGAGTTCCGATATGTATCATGCTGTTCCTGTCGCCAACTTAGTTGCCGACCAAACGACGGTACCGCCCAATTCGGCAGTAAATTTTCAGGATATGTCGTCGGGTGTTCCCACACAATGGGAATGGTTTTTCGAAGGAGGCAATCCGGCTACTTCTGCTCAAAGAAATCCGGAGGTGACCTATGAAAATCCCGGTACTTTTGATGTTTCTTTGGTGGTTACCAATGAATTTGGTACACACAGCGTCACATTTGAAAATTACATCGAGGTGGATGCCTTGCTGCTGCCAATTGCCGGATTTTCTGCTTCGCGCACAGCCATCTGTGCTGGTGAGTCGGTTTATTTTACCGACCTCTCTCAAAATGCTCCCATTGCCTGGGAATGGACTTTTGTGCCAGGTGATGTGGTTTTTTTAGAAAATACTTCTGCCAACAGTGCCGATCCGGTGGTACAGTTTCTATCTTCGGTGCCTTACACCGTTACGCTTAAAGCTAGCAATAGCGTTGGTTTCGATATCATCACCAAAGAAAACTATGTTCAGTCGGGTGGCTACACAGCACCTTTTACTGCTGATTTTAGTCTCGGCTTCGAAAAGCAGAGCTGGAATGTTATTAATCCCGACAATCAGAAAACCTGGGAAATTACGCAGCCCACCTGGTCACCGGGTGATGCGCCGGCAGCGTTTATGAACTTTTTTAATTATAACCAAATGAACCAACGCGACCAACTGGTAAGCCCGCCGCTCAATCTCACCGACATCAACGATCCTATGCTGATGGTGGATTATGCCTACACCTATCGCATGG from Bacteroidales bacterium includes:
- a CDS encoding methylglyoxal synthase — encoded protein: MISTEVKKQKIALVAHDHMKPDIMAWVKWNNKKLSGHQLICTGTTGRLLKDVLDRELTAEEAESTQMIRLKSGPLGGDQQLGAMIAEGNIDILIFFWDPMEQQPHDVDVKALLRLAVLHNIPTASNRASADYLISSPLFGSDYEPLRRDYREYLQRSIR
- a CDS encoding glycosyl hydrolase family 18 protein — protein: MKRSLTWLPLFIATLLLATPAIAQHNKNLVGYYPNWQWYDRNQLINPEALYYEKYTVINYAFFRPLDDGSIESTDSWADENLLLGPTIWWPVQTHDSTRSLPYLAHQAGVKVVPSIGGWTCSDKFPAISANPTKRQTFVMHCISLIQTYHFDGIDLDWEYPGYAPQGGTPADKVNFTLLLQELRTALDALGNQTGQDYLLTSCFGATADKMDNIEWENVLPLLDMINLMTYDFHGSWDAESNHHTPLYNPPIGNPLWCFDGAFTLLTETYNVPAEKINLGIAFYGKALANCTQLYGSHTGYDGSTFWEDEGQPLYYNIHKRLDMFSYYWDDQVKCPYLLGNYINTFVTFDNTLSVGYKAQYVKDHNAGGIIIWEITGDYVETFAGSGIIQGTQLLDTIHEVFNATVHAPSLPGTPTISVFPNPASQQIYISTPSTPTEILIYNMNGESVEAPFKDNCADYFQTKKRDVPVGH
- the rfbD gene encoding dTDP-4-dehydrorhamnose reductase, translated to MHNILVTGSNGQLGNSLREIAGSFPQYHFHFTDIDELDITDEQAVAQMVKKLDIHCIINAAAYNAVDRAESEPQVANLLNAEAVGNLARAATGAKALLVHVSTDYVFDGTSYHPISEEQIPNPVSAYARSKYAGEQQALSLNKKSVVVRTSWLYSEYGSNFMKSMIRLGKEREEIGVVYDQIGTPTYAGDLADALLCLLPEFDKLTQPEIFQYSNEGVASWYDFTVAIHELVGITCNVKPIRTSEYPLPAPRPMYSVMAKEKIKQTFGITIPHWRTSLERCIGKLLKSQ
- a CDS encoding UDP-glucuronic acid decarboxylase family protein, which translates into the protein MKKKILVTGGAGFLGSHLCERLLADGNEVICLDNYFTGQKQNVVHLLKNPYFELVRHDVTMPFFIEVEQIYNLACPASPIHYQYNPIKTIKTSVMGAINMLGLAKRTRATILQASTSEVYGDPEEHPQTESYWGHVNPIGIRACYDEGKRCAEALMVNYHRQNGVDIKIQRIFNTYGPRMHPNDGRVVSNFIVQALNGKDITIYGDGSQTRSFCYVDDLIEAMVRMMNSPKHLTGPVNTGNPNEFTILQLALLVIELTGSSSKIVYEPLPSDDPLQRQPDITLAFKELGWKPVTQLREGLTKTIEYFKSIDTKNL
- a CDS encoding UDP-glucose/GDP-mannose dehydrogenase family protein; amino-acid sequence: MKISIVGTGYVGLVTGACFSEVGIDVTCVDIDEQKIEGLKKGIVPIYEPGLEDMVDRNVEKGRLHFSTNLASTIDGVDVIFSAVGTPPEEDGSADIKYVLDVAREVGKNMTDYILIVTKSTVPVGTAAKVKQAINEELDKRGVTIPFDVASNPEFLKEGAAIEDFLKPDRIVVGVDSEKAEGILSRLYKPFTLNGHPIIIMDVPSAEMTKYAANAMLATKISFMNDIANLCEIIGANVNMVRKGIGSDSRIGKKFIYPGIGYGGSCFPKDVQALIKTAEQNGYDLRVLKAVEEVNTSQKSVLFEKLYRYFDGKLKGKKIAIWGLSFKPQTDDMREAPSLVIIEKLLEAGAEVIAYDPVAVEEAKRRIGEDITYAKDQYEALIDAEALLLVTEWREFRFPNFTVMKKLMTKPLIFDGRNVYEPEEIHKQGFEYFSIGMGNPVEK